A genomic region of Noviherbaspirillum sp. L7-7A contains the following coding sequences:
- a CDS encoding xanthine dehydrogenase family protein molybdopterin-binding subunit produces MTSTGQPLNRVDGVRKVTGTATFSAEHKIPRLAHAVMVMSTIANGRISAVDSLEAERMPGVIAVLTHKNAPRLPSAGKAAAGQPPAGRVLNLLQDDRVHYNNQPVALVVAETLEQAADAARHVRFSYHAEQATLDFEKAKLQPVDPKKAKDGPADTSRGNLDAGIAAAAAQIDVAYRTPMEHHNPMEPHATIAVWEGEHLTLYDSTQYVTGDRNAVAKTLGIAPDKVRVVCPYVGGGFGCKGSTWSHVVLAAMAARRAGRPVKLVLDRPQMFGPVGGRPNTEQRMLLAAGRDGALTAVRHNVLASTSFQEDWLETAALVTRMMYESPNQQTTHRLARLNIGTPTFMRAPGEATGSFALECAMDELAYEMKVDPIDLRMRNYAQRDPEKDKPWSSNALRECYRVGAERFGWARRDPRPLSMRDGSTLIGMGMASATYPANRSAAKASARLLPDGSAVVSSGTQDLGTGTYTVMTQVAADALGLAPDKVRFELGDSALPQAPVSGGSQSVASVSPAVQAACAALRDKLVGLALADRRSPLAGASPDDVGMDNGWLFLRSSTDRREPYAAILARNGGRALEASGEARAGSEKEAYSMHSFGAVFAEVHVDADLGEVRVPRITAAYGVGQLLNAKTGHSQLMGGIVWGVGMALMEATEYDLRYGRAVNANLAEYHVPVNADIGAIDIVVVPEKDAHINPLGAKGIGEIGITGVAAAIANAVYHATGKRVRDLPITLDKLL; encoded by the coding sequence ATGACTTCCACAGGACAGCCACTCAATCGCGTCGATGGCGTACGCAAGGTCACGGGCACGGCTACCTTTTCGGCCGAGCACAAGATACCGCGGCTGGCGCATGCGGTGATGGTGATGAGCACCATTGCCAACGGCCGCATCAGCGCGGTCGACAGCCTTGAGGCGGAACGCATGCCCGGCGTGATCGCGGTGCTGACGCACAAGAACGCGCCGCGCCTGCCGTCGGCCGGCAAGGCCGCCGCCGGCCAGCCGCCGGCGGGAAGGGTGCTCAACCTGCTGCAGGACGACCGGGTGCACTACAACAACCAGCCGGTGGCCCTGGTGGTGGCCGAAACGCTGGAACAGGCCGCCGACGCGGCGCGCCATGTACGTTTCAGCTACCACGCTGAACAGGCAACCCTGGACTTTGAAAAGGCCAAGCTGCAGCCGGTCGATCCGAAGAAGGCCAAGGACGGCCCGGCCGACACCAGCCGCGGCAATCTCGATGCCGGCATCGCCGCGGCGGCGGCGCAGATCGACGTGGCCTATCGCACGCCGATGGAGCATCACAATCCGATGGAGCCGCATGCCACCATCGCGGTCTGGGAAGGCGAGCACCTGACGCTGTACGACTCGACCCAGTACGTCACCGGCGACCGCAACGCCGTGGCCAAGACGCTGGGCATCGCGCCTGACAAGGTGCGCGTGGTCTGCCCTTATGTGGGCGGCGGCTTCGGCTGCAAGGGCTCGACCTGGTCGCATGTGGTGCTGGCGGCAATGGCCGCGCGCCGCGCCGGCCGCCCGGTGAAGCTGGTGCTGGACCGGCCGCAGATGTTCGGCCCGGTGGGCGGGCGGCCCAACACCGAGCAGCGCATGCTGCTGGCCGCCGGACGCGATGGCGCGCTGACGGCAGTACGCCACAATGTGCTGGCCAGCACCTCGTTCCAGGAAGACTGGCTGGAAACCGCCGCGCTTGTCACCCGCATGATGTACGAGTCGCCCAACCAGCAGACCACGCACCGCCTGGCCCGGCTCAACATCGGCACGCCGACCTTCATGCGCGCACCCGGCGAGGCCACTGGCAGCTTCGCGCTCGAATGCGCGATGGACGAGCTTGCATATGAAATGAAGGTCGACCCGATCGACCTGCGCATGCGCAATTACGCGCAGCGCGACCCGGAAAAGGACAAGCCGTGGTCCAGCAATGCGCTGCGCGAATGCTATCGGGTCGGCGCCGAGCGCTTCGGCTGGGCCAGGCGCGATCCGCGTCCGCTGTCCATGCGCGACGGCAGCACCCTGATCGGCATGGGCATGGCCAGCGCGACCTATCCGGCCAATCGCTCCGCCGCCAAGGCCAGCGCGCGCCTGCTGCCCGACGGCAGCGCGGTGGTGAGTTCCGGCACCCAGGACCTTGGCACCGGCACCTATACCGTGATGACCCAGGTGGCCGCCGATGCATTGGGCCTGGCGCCGGACAAGGTGCGTTTCGAACTCGGCGACTCGGCGCTGCCCCAGGCACCGGTATCGGGCGGCTCGCAGTCCGTGGCCAGCGTTTCGCCGGCGGTGCAGGCGGCCTGCGCGGCCCTGCGCGACAAGCTGGTCGGCCTGGCGCTGGCCGACCGCAGGTCGCCACTGGCCGGCGCCAGCCCGGACGACGTCGGCATGGACAACGGCTGGCTGTTCCTGCGTTCGTCGACGGACCGGCGCGAACCCTATGCCGCCATCCTCGCCCGCAACGGCGGGCGGGCGCTCGAAGCCAGCGGCGAGGCCAGGGCCGGCAGCGAGAAGGAGGCGTATTCGATGCATTCCTTCGGCGCCGTGTTTGCCGAAGTCCATGTGGATGCCGACCTCGGCGAAGTCCGGGTGCCGCGCATCACCGCGGCCTATGGCGTGGGCCAGCTGCTCAATGCCAAGACCGGCCACAGCCAGCTGATGGGCGGCATCGTCTGGGGCGTGGGCATGGCCCTGATGGAAGCCACCGAATACGACCTGCGCTATGGCCGCGCGGTCAATGCCAACCTGGCTGAATACCATGTGCCGGTGAATGCCGACATCGGCGCAATCGACATCGTGGTGGTGCCGGAAAAGGATGCGCATATCAATCCGCTGGGCGCCAAGGGCATCGGCGAGATCGGCATCACGGGCGTGGCGGCAGCGATTGCCAACGCCGTCTATCACGCCACCGGCAAGCGGGTGCGGGACCTGCCGATCACGCTGGACAAGCTGCTCTGA
- a CDS encoding transposase, which produces MKSFPFELTQLSLLFRPMFSKVVWPSVQLLLAGAILAVGTRTVTAVLHVMGHSEEQQFQKFHRILNRVKWSPLAASRRLLLALMEAFVPHGPLVMALDDTIERRQGARIAAKGIYRDPVRSSHSHFVKASGLRWLCLMLIAPIPWAHRDWALPFCTALTPSERYYHERGRRPSKLTDRARQMLFMVKRWLPQRDIVIVADSSFAAIDLLAAVSPQVCVITRLRLDAALYEPAAPRRANKVGRPRRKGVRLPTLQTVLANPRTMWQTVTVTRWYSQGERNVQVASGTALWYHTGKPVVPLRWVLVRDPQRRFKPQAFLCTNQKASPDQILNWFVKRWQVEVTFEEARAHLGMETQRQWSARAIARTTPVILALYSIVALLAKQRIKEQPIILRHAAWYKKEVATFSDTIALVRRWFWCKQALSTSEGPSEMIKIPLPLFDRLTETLSYAA; this is translated from the coding sequence ATGAAATCGTTTCCCTTCGAGCTTACTCAGCTCAGTCTATTATTCCGCCCTATGTTTTCCAAGGTCGTCTGGCCGTCGGTGCAGCTATTGCTGGCTGGCGCCATTTTGGCGGTGGGCACGCGCACCGTCACTGCGGTGCTGCACGTCATGGGGCATTCTGAAGAGCAGCAATTTCAGAAGTTCCATCGCATCCTCAACCGGGTTAAATGGTCGCCTCTGGCGGCAAGCCGGCGCCTTCTGCTAGCCTTGATGGAGGCATTTGTTCCGCACGGACCGCTGGTCATGGCCCTCGATGACACAATTGAGCGACGCCAAGGCGCCCGGATTGCGGCCAAAGGTATCTATCGGGATCCGGTCCGCTCCAGTCACAGCCATTTCGTTAAAGCCAGCGGCTTGCGATGGCTATGCCTGATGCTGATTGCTCCGATTCCTTGGGCCCACCGTGATTGGGCCTTGCCATTCTGCACCGCACTTACGCCATCAGAACGCTATTACCATGAACGTGGCCGGCGCCCCAGCAAACTGACGGACCGTGCACGGCAAATGCTGTTCATGGTCAAACGCTGGCTGCCGCAGCGAGACATCGTGATCGTCGCTGACAGCAGCTTCGCTGCTATCGACTTGCTGGCGGCTGTGTCACCGCAAGTCTGTGTCATTACGCGCTTGCGGTTGGATGCCGCTTTATATGAGCCGGCTGCGCCGCGCCGGGCCAATAAAGTCGGCCGCCCACGGCGCAAAGGCGTGCGCCTCCCGACGCTGCAGACAGTATTGGCAAATCCCAGGACAATGTGGCAGACGGTCACGGTCACACGCTGGTATAGCCAAGGAGAACGGAATGTCCAAGTGGCCTCTGGCACGGCACTCTGGTATCACACGGGCAAGCCAGTTGTGCCATTGCGATGGGTACTGGTACGTGACCCACAGCGTCGATTCAAACCCCAGGCGTTTCTCTGTACCAATCAGAAAGCATCACCCGACCAAATCCTGAATTGGTTCGTCAAGCGCTGGCAGGTGGAAGTGACCTTTGAGGAAGCACGTGCCCACCTGGGTATGGAAACACAACGCCAATGGTCTGCGCGAGCCATTGCTCGCACCACGCCGGTGATCCTGGCGCTGTATTCCATTGTTGCCTTACTGGCGAAGCAACGAATCAAGGAACAACCGATCATTCTGCGACATGCCGCTTGGTATAAGAAGGAGGTCGCAACATTCTCCGACACGATCGCTCTGGTGCGTCGGTGGTTCTGGTGCAAACAGGCTTTATCAACATCAGAAGGCCCGTCTGAGATGATAAAAATCCCGCTACCTCTATTCGACCGCTTGACCGAGACGCTCAGTTACGCCGCCTGA
- a CDS encoding alpha/beta fold hydrolase, with the protein MKPVLTLPLFAAALMAGCASQGDTNTTADATPPIVFVHGNGDSAALWQTTYWRFESNGWPRSHLHAINLPYPLARDDDGKPQPGRTSTAEHRDYLKKEIDQVLRQTGASKVVLVGNSRGGNAIRNYIQTSMQQTGTVAVSHAILGGTPNHGVWSRAGEREGNEFAGTGSFLTGLNAPKNAAGDEVAGPVRWMTIRSDNNDKYAQPDAGWPASTGKPTGVDYAGPELKGARNVVVPGIDHRETSYSAPAFEATYRFITGHAPVRLDIAPESQVQLSGMVTGSGIDPLDAKSGNFANNLPLPGAKLEVYAVQPDGPDAGARIGQPLHVQTIAADGKWGPFRAQANRPYEFVIGAPGYATTHVYRSGFPRSSDIVILRPERIAEADRAAKQIVILTRPRGYLDAGRDRMLLDGRAPAGLPPHGGMLASSKLLLQETAPRAVQAEFNGERLAGRSWNAADGEVTVLEITQ; encoded by the coding sequence ATGAAGCCTGTCCTAACTCTTCCCCTGTTTGCGGCCGCGCTGATGGCAGGCTGCGCCAGCCAGGGCGACACCAATACCACCGCCGATGCCACGCCGCCCATCGTCTTCGTGCACGGCAATGGCGACAGCGCCGCGCTCTGGCAAACCACCTACTGGCGTTTCGAGAGCAATGGCTGGCCGCGCTCGCACCTGCATGCGATCAACCTGCCCTACCCGCTGGCGCGCGACGACGACGGCAAGCCGCAGCCCGGCCGTACCTCCACCGCCGAGCACCGCGATTACCTGAAGAAGGAAATCGACCAGGTGCTGCGCCAGACCGGCGCCAGCAAGGTGGTTTTGGTGGGCAACTCCCGCGGCGGCAATGCGATCCGCAATTACATCCAGACCAGCATGCAGCAGACCGGCACGGTGGCCGTCTCCCATGCGATCCTCGGCGGCACGCCCAACCATGGCGTGTGGTCGCGCGCCGGTGAGCGCGAAGGCAATGAATTCGCCGGCACCGGCTCTTTCCTGACCGGCCTGAACGCGCCGAAGAACGCCGCCGGCGACGAAGTCGCCGGCCCGGTGCGCTGGATGACGATACGCTCGGACAACAACGACAAATATGCCCAGCCCGACGCCGGCTGGCCGGCAAGCACCGGCAAACCCACCGGCGTCGACTACGCCGGGCCGGAACTGAAGGGCGCGCGCAATGTGGTCGTCCCCGGCATCGACCACCGTGAAACCTCGTACAGCGCACCGGCATTCGAGGCGACCTACCGCTTCATCACCGGACACGCGCCGGTTCGCCTGGACATTGCGCCCGAGTCGCAGGTGCAGTTGTCCGGCATGGTGACCGGCTCCGGCATCGACCCGCTGGATGCGAAATCCGGCAACTTCGCCAACAATCTCCCGCTGCCCGGGGCGAAGCTGGAAGTGTATGCAGTGCAGCCGGATGGCCCGGATGCCGGCGCGCGCATCGGCCAGCCGCTGCATGTGCAGACCATCGCCGCCGACGGCAAGTGGGGCCCGTTCCGGGCGCAGGCCAACAGGCCCTACGAGTTCGTGATCGGCGCGCCGGGCTATGCGACCACCCACGTCTACCGCAGCGGCTTTCCGCGCTCCAGCGACATCGTGATCCTGCGGCCGGAGCGTATCGCCGAAGCCGACCGTGCAGCGAAGCAGATCGTGATCCTGACCCGGCCGCGCGGCTACCTCGACGCCGGCCGCGACCGCATGCTGCTGGATGGCCGCGCGCCCGCCGGCCTGCCGCCCCACGGCGGCATGCTGGCCAGCAGCAAGCTGCTGCTGCAGGAAACCGCGCCACGCGCAGTCCAGGCCGAGTTCAACGGCGAGCGCCTTGCCGGGCGCAGCTGGAATGCGGCGGATGGCGAGGTGACGGTGCTGGAAATCACCCAGTAA
- a CDS encoding xanthine dehydrogenase family protein subunit M: MHPFSYERPADVAQAVALAQQPGARFIGGGTNLLDLMKNGVETPQRLIDVSRLPLAAITELPQGGLRIGALARNSDTANHPLVRQRYPLLSQAFLSGASPQLRNMATVGGNLLQRTRCYYFYDTAFDKCNKRQPGSGCAAREGYNRIHAILGANEQCIATNPSDMSVALAALDAVVQVRGPNGERAIAMTDFHTLPGDTPQRDSVLQPGELILGVDLPPAMHADHSHYLKVRDRASYAFALVSVAAALRMENEVVREARIALGGVAHKPWRAREAEALLVGQALTAEVLDQCAAAALAGAKGYEHNAFKIALAQRAITRALRKAGQTA, encoded by the coding sequence ATGCATCCCTTTTCCTATGAACGTCCGGCCGATGTGGCGCAGGCAGTCGCGCTGGCCCAGCAGCCGGGCGCCCGCTTCATCGGCGGCGGCACCAATCTGCTGGACCTGATGAAGAACGGCGTCGAGACGCCGCAGCGCCTGATCGATGTCAGCCGCCTGCCGCTGGCGGCCATCACCGAGCTGCCGCAGGGCGGCCTGCGCATCGGCGCACTGGCCCGCAACAGCGATACCGCCAACCATCCGCTGGTGCGGCAGCGCTATCCGCTTCTGTCGCAGGCCTTCCTGTCGGGCGCCTCGCCGCAGCTGCGCAACATGGCGACCGTGGGCGGCAATCTGCTGCAGCGCACCCGCTGCTACTACTTCTACGACACCGCGTTCGACAAGTGCAACAAGCGCCAGCCCGGATCGGGCTGCGCCGCCCGCGAAGGCTACAACCGCATCCATGCCATCCTCGGCGCCAACGAGCAGTGCATCGCGACTAACCCGTCCGACATGAGCGTGGCGCTGGCTGCGCTGGACGCGGTGGTGCAGGTGCGCGGGCCAAATGGCGAGCGCGCCATCGCCATGACCGACTTTCATACGCTGCCCGGCGACACGCCGCAGCGCGACAGCGTGCTGCAGCCCGGCGAACTGATCCTTGGCGTGGACCTGCCGCCGGCCATGCATGCAGACCACAGCCATTACCTGAAGGTGCGCGACCGCGCCAGCTATGCCTTCGCGCTGGTGTCGGTGGCGGCGGCGCTGCGGATGGAAAACGAGGTGGTGCGCGAGGCCCGCATCGCGCTTGGCGGGGTGGCGCACAAGCCCTGGCGCGCGCGCGAGGCCGAGGCCCTCCTGGTGGGCCAGGCATTGACCGCGGAGGTGCTCGACCAGTGCGCGGCGGCGGCGCTGGCCGGCGCCAAAGGCTATGAGCACAACGCTTTCAAGATCGCGCTCGCCCAGCGGGCCATCACACGCGCATTGCGCAAGGCGGGGCAGACAGCATGA
- a CDS encoding IS5 family transposase (programmed frameshift), giving the protein MGKPIVDDELRALIEPLLLPRKPRCFKYPGRMPISDRAALTGILFVLRSGIRWSELTVEMGCGSGVSCWRRRDWQQAGVWEQLHILLLLKLRAADRIDFSRVIVGSSPIRAVGNGSKTGPNPTDRAQPDSKHHPATDANGALLAAILTGANRNDVTQLEPLVAAIPPIASRRGRALQKPQRVYADRGYDHDKYRRLLHANGIATAIARRDQPHSSGLGKIRWVVERTHAWLYANRRLRVRHERRADIHEALLQIAFCLICWRTLKWSF; this is encoded by the exons ATGGGAAAGCCCATCGTTGATGACGAATTGCGGGCACTAATTGAGCCACTTCTGCTGCCTCGGAAACCGAGGTGCTTCAAGTATCCTGGTCGGATGCCCATATCGGACCGTGCAGCGCTAACGGGTATCCTATTCGTGCTCAGAAGCGGCATTCGCTGGAGCGAGCTAACCGTTGAAATGGGCTGCGGTTCGGGCGTAAGCTGCTGGCGTCGACGCGACTGGCAGCAAGCCGGCGTATGGGAGCAGTTGCATATCCTACTGCTGTTGAAATTGCGCGCTGCTGATCGCATCGATTTTTCTCGCGTCATCGTCGGTTCTTCTCCCATTCGTGCTGTTGGGA ACGGGTCTAAAACAGGTCCGAACCCCACTGATCGTGCGCAACCAGACTCCAAGCACCATCCCGCCACCGATGCCAATGGCGCATTGCTCGCCGCAATCCTGACTGGTGCCAATCGCAACGACGTCACCCAGCTTGAACCGCTGGTCGCTGCGATTCCTCCCATCGCGAGCCGCCGCGGCCGCGCACTCCAGAAGCCGCAACGCGTTTATGCAGATCGCGGCTATGACCACGACAAATATCGCCGACTGCTTCACGCCAACGGTATTGCTACAGCGATTGCTCGCCGGGACCAACCCCATAGTAGTGGCCTTGGCAAAATTCGATGGGTCGTCGAGCGGACACATGCTTGGTTATACGCCAATCGTCGTCTTCGTGTTCGCCATGAACGGCGGGCCGACATCCACGAAGCCCTCTTACAAATCGCTTTTTGCCTGATATGCTGGCGCACACTCAAATGGTCATTTTGA
- a CDS encoding putative DNA modification/repair radical SAM protein, producing MELTDKLEILADAAKYDASCASSGAAQRSSRGKDGLGATNGTGICHSYTPDGRCVSLLKILLTNFCLYDCQYCVNRRSSNVPRARFSPQEVIRLTIDFYLRNYIDGLFLSSGIIQSPDYTMEQLILVAKTLRQQHQFRGYIHLKTIPDAAPELIEEAGRWADRLSVNIELPTDRGIETLAPEKSMHTIKFAMGSIRRRIDEKAEEPKAPAFSPAGQSTQMIVGADATDDSTILNTAQTLYSAYRLRRVYYSAFSPIPQSPSGLPQRPPPMMREHRLYQADFLMRGYGFQAAELLDGPGNLPLDIDPKLAWALSHRELFPLDLNVAEPQMIARVPGIGLRNAKRIAELRRSRRVRYADLARLRCSMEKLKPFIITADYRPQRDTLPSDALRRMMSEAPQQMSLFPALQEAA from the coding sequence ATGGAACTAACTGACAAGCTGGAGATTTTGGCCGACGCCGCCAAGTACGACGCCTCCTGCGCCAGCAGCGGCGCCGCGCAGCGTTCGTCCCGGGGCAAGGATGGCCTGGGCGCCACCAACGGCACCGGCATCTGCCACAGCTACACGCCCGACGGCCGCTGCGTGTCGCTGCTGAAGATCCTGCTGACCAATTTCTGCCTGTACGACTGCCAGTACTGCGTCAACCGCCGCAGCAGCAATGTGCCGCGCGCCCGCTTCTCGCCGCAGGAAGTGATCCGGCTGACCATCGACTTCTACCTGCGCAATTACATTGACGGCCTGTTCCTCAGTTCCGGCATCATCCAGTCGCCGGACTACACCATGGAGCAGCTGATCCTGGTGGCGAAAACCCTGCGCCAGCAGCACCAGTTCCGCGGCTACATTCACCTGAAGACCATTCCCGACGCCGCGCCCGAACTGATCGAGGAAGCGGGGCGCTGGGCCGACCGGTTGAGCGTCAACATCGAGCTGCCGACCGACCGCGGCATCGAGACGCTGGCGCCGGAAAAGAGCATGCACACCATCAAGTTTGCGATGGGCTCGATCCGCCGCCGCATCGACGAGAAGGCCGAAGAGCCGAAGGCGCCGGCGTTTTCTCCTGCCGGGCAGAGCACCCAGATGATCGTCGGCGCCGATGCCACTGACGACAGCACCATCCTCAACACCGCGCAGACCCTGTACAGCGCCTACCGGCTGCGGCGGGTGTACTACTCGGCCTTCAGTCCGATTCCGCAAAGCCCCAGCGGCCTGCCGCAGCGCCCGCCGCCGATGATGCGCGAGCACCGGCTGTACCAGGCAGATTTCCTGATGCGCGGCTACGGCTTCCAGGCTGCCGAGCTGCTGGACGGGCCGGGCAACCTGCCGCTGGACATCGACCCGAAGCTGGCCTGGGCGCTGTCGCACCGCGAACTGTTTCCCCTGGACCTGAATGTGGCCGAGCCGCAGATGATTGCCCGCGTGCCCGGCATCGGCCTGCGCAATGCCAAGCGCATCGCCGAACTGCGGCGCAGCCGGCGCGTGCGCTACGCCGACCTGGCGCGGCTGCGCTGCAGCATGGAAAAGCTCAAGCCCTTCATCATCACCGCGGACTACCGGCCGCAGCGCGACACGCTGCCGTCGGACGCGCTGCGCCGCATGATGTCGGAAGCGCCGCAGCAGATGAGCCTGTTTCCCGCCCTGCAGGAAGCGGCTTGA
- a CDS encoding 2Fe-2S iron-sulfur cluster-binding protein: MQNDASDPERSFDELSRAALTRRGFIQTAVATIGGLATPLGGAEAAPARPANATPAAAAAVPVLLRINGREHRLNLEPRVTLLDALREVVGLTGAKKGCDRGQCGACTVLVEGRRINACLTLAIMHEGQEVTTIEGLGQQGALHPLQAAFIERDAFQCGYCTPGQICSAAGLLNEAAANAASAVTKDVRQIPIALDAQEIRERMSGNLCRCGAYPNIVAAVQDVASVKR; this comes from the coding sequence ATGCAAAACGATGCCTCCGACCCTGAAAGGTCGTTCGACGAGCTTTCCCGCGCAGCCCTGACGCGGCGCGGCTTCATCCAGACCGCGGTGGCCACCATAGGCGGGCTGGCCACGCCGCTGGGAGGCGCCGAGGCGGCTCCGGCGCGGCCAGCCAACGCAACGCCGGCGGCGGCGGCCGCCGTGCCGGTGCTGCTGCGCATCAACGGCCGCGAACACCGGCTGAACCTGGAGCCGCGGGTCACCCTGCTGGACGCGCTGCGGGAAGTGGTGGGGCTGACCGGCGCCAAGAAAGGCTGCGACCGTGGCCAGTGCGGCGCCTGCACCGTGCTGGTGGAAGGACGCCGCATCAATGCCTGCCTGACGCTGGCCATCATGCATGAAGGCCAGGAAGTCACCACCATCGAAGGACTGGGGCAGCAAGGCGCGCTGCATCCGCTGCAGGCGGCCTTCATCGAGCGCGACGCCTTCCAGTGCGGCTACTGCACGCCGGGCCAGATCTGCTCGGCCGCCGGCCTGCTCAACGAAGCTGCCGCGAATGCCGCCAGCGCCGTCACGAAAGATGTGCGCCAAATACCGATCGCACTGGACGCACAGGAAATCCGCGAGCGCATGAGCGGCAATCTCTGCCGCTGCGGCGCTTACCCGAATATCGTTGCGGCGGTGCAGGACGTCGCCAGCGTCAAACGCTAG
- a CDS encoding patatin-like phospholipase family protein codes for MDQLDRWSQYRSKTPDNGSLPGWEMIVDVALKNQLTSNTTGLHPQSKMHFSPSADELSDAVVKSQTRLAAYLERYDEYLSRQANSLARELRLNQKEIGHVHCALLKLTEDFQRTPLLTGADIGRAHLNAQKKLLELRQTFVAQHPLQIFSNSDQKICILMPAPPISNLVFKGGGVRGQSYVAVLNVLETCGLTRDLRSIAGTSAGALTAACLATGISAERFAQLTKGLDMKDQLGDAEESDASGGCNSTISSPIALGLMENGQYGTELAIDTYSGLGSSVLNSIANKPAKKLLRTFQQVLRENVRAHFTSLLINQSPLPAEQKELLLKLDAELQTHKSYQVTFSDLALLHQFDPAHFKLLVLTGFNETDKKLEIFDAQTTPHLPIASAMRASMAIPKLIAPVNLILQGKSKTVVDGGVGTNVPSHLLNDYAHGGKKQNNGLISEDMKEQMQRAVSFAQTMVLSFDDNGTTAQLLSSTPAKLASDSAPMEDRLIEISGINPSYIASVTKPDNLRVHEAGLNAYIVYNGELSLASFNASRAQIKAAQLEAEVRFFEQIRANGLLDNDRAICLTFDSMEEASAHIDEASLRAFINRKSGWPSSKSDKQLTLEAAFDALARKRLSASAEALPNETATT; via the coding sequence ATGGATCAATTAGACAGATGGAGCCAATACCGGAGTAAAACGCCAGACAATGGTTCGCTTCCGGGTTGGGAAATGATTGTTGATGTCGCCCTTAAAAATCAGCTCACCTCAAACACCACCGGTTTACACCCCCAATCTAAGATGCATTTCAGTCCATCTGCGGATGAACTGAGCGACGCAGTGGTGAAGTCGCAGACGCGCCTTGCGGCGTACCTGGAACGCTATGATGAATATCTGTCGAGGCAGGCAAATTCGCTTGCACGCGAATTAAGACTAAATCAAAAAGAAATCGGTCATGTCCATTGTGCGCTGCTCAAGCTCACCGAAGATTTTCAGCGCACGCCGCTTTTGACGGGGGCAGATATTGGCCGAGCCCACCTTAACGCTCAAAAAAAATTGTTGGAGCTACGCCAGACCTTCGTCGCACAGCATCCGCTCCAAATTTTTTCAAACAGCGACCAGAAGATATGCATTCTCATGCCCGCTCCACCGATCTCAAACTTGGTATTCAAGGGCGGCGGCGTTAGGGGACAAAGCTATGTGGCCGTTCTGAACGTTCTGGAAACTTGCGGATTGACTAGGGATTTGAGGAGTATTGCCGGCACATCCGCGGGTGCGCTTACGGCCGCTTGTCTAGCCACGGGGATCAGCGCGGAGCGCTTTGCGCAGCTGACGAAAGGACTCGACATGAAGGACCAATTGGGCGACGCCGAAGAATCAGACGCATCAGGTGGATGTAACTCCACAATCTCGTCCCCGATTGCTCTAGGTTTGATGGAAAACGGCCAGTATGGGACAGAGCTTGCCATTGACACATACAGCGGCCTGGGTTCCAGCGTGCTTAATAGCATCGCCAACAAGCCAGCCAAAAAATTATTGCGGACGTTTCAGCAAGTCTTGCGCGAGAATGTACGAGCTCATTTTACTTCTCTACTAATCAACCAGTCTCCCTTGCCCGCCGAACAGAAGGAACTGCTTTTGAAGCTCGACGCAGAGCTCCAAACACACAAAAGTTATCAAGTCACGTTCAGCGATCTGGCCCTGCTGCATCAGTTCGACCCTGCACATTTCAAACTATTGGTGCTTACCGGGTTCAACGAAACTGACAAGAAGCTGGAGATCTTCGATGCACAAACGACGCCACATTTGCCTATTGCAAGTGCAATGCGTGCGTCAATGGCGATTCCCAAGCTTATCGCACCGGTCAACCTGATCCTTCAAGGGAAAAGCAAGACCGTAGTTGACGGGGGTGTCGGCACCAATGTGCCGTCTCATTTGCTTAACGACTATGCGCACGGCGGGAAAAAGCAGAACAATGGCCTTATATCAGAGGATATGAAAGAACAGATGCAACGTGCAGTGAGTTTTGCTCAGACCATGGTCTTGTCTTTCGACGATAACGGCACGACCGCACAATTGCTTAGCTCTACCCCTGCCAAGTTGGCAAGCGATTCGGCTCCTATGGAAGACAGGCTTATCGAAATTTCAGGCATCAATCCCAGTTATATTGCAAGCGTAACGAAACCAGACAACTTGCGTGTTCACGAAGCTGGGCTTAATGCGTATATCGTCTACAACGGCGAGCTTAGCCTTGCCAGTTTCAATGCATCGCGAGCGCAGATCAAGGCCGCGCAATTAGAAGCTGAAGTGCGGTTTTTCGAGCAGATACGTGCCAATGGCTTACTCGACAATGACAGGGCGATATGTTTGACATTCGACTCGATGGAAGAAGCGTCTGCTCATATTGACGAGGCCAGCTTGAGGGCATTTATCAACCGTAAGTCAGGCTGGCCCAGCAGTAAGTCCGACAAACAGCTTACGCTCGAAGCGGCATTCGATGCTCTTGCACGCAAGCGGCTGTCAGCAAGTGCCGAGGCATTGCCTAACGAAACAGCGACAACATGA